One part of the Ornithodoros turicata isolate Travis chromosome 2, ASM3712646v1, whole genome shotgun sequence genome encodes these proteins:
- the LOC135384148 gene encoding uncharacterized protein LOC135384148 isoform X2, whose translation MTSTLSDQQTEFEEVQGTVKTLRLIVGAAFVVICLLIAVCVGIVLYDWKSGIEATSSDDDLQKPRMTTPTNSAPSETTADRGKRDQVTKRVCDTEDCHYMRWFIGTTVDKSLDPCSNFFSYVCKGAVSAFKDKPGQSMLAHATIKLISDIEHWLINGHTQPQRQSAYQKVIATYQSCMNTSDQAFDANRRYIENLLKGHRMALTEGLDFDPMTKQLEFCFTDWPLMYDIHTFPHRSSNEVLVEVRPHMVTQRTIQGNTSAERKEFVETVLKAVFALKDIDDATVNSVLDAEDGVFNLSGAMNVSGLIIPVAELGFVENDQTLARRWTHAIAKYIRGDINQIKLSTTVGAAMLFHDLFGSNAQIANETVETALAWMLTYSLYDSAGLKNYRNDLNYTRQRCLYDILSVFPTVGGAKVLLEVVNKSRVDAVKAMMTEIGKEVQVSFTKSRWLDDVTKKRALEKLSRMIRLIGYHYDMISPQEFDRKSSTSLGVRIWEPKFL comes from the exons ATGACTTCGACATTGAGCGACCAACAAACG GAGTTCGAGGAAGTGCAAGGTACAGTCAAGACCTTGCGACTCATTGTGGGAGCAGCATTCGTGGTAATTTGCCTGCTCATTGCAGTTTGTGTCGGTATTGTGCTTTACGATTGGAAATCAGGGATAGAAGCAACGTCAAGCGATGatgacttgcaaaagccacgaATGACGACGCCAACAAATTCAGCACCATCAGAAACAACGGCGGACAGGGGCAAGAGAGACCAGGTCACGAAAAGAGTGTGCGACACTGAAGACTGTCACTACATGCGGTGGTTCATTGGCACAACTGTTGACAAATCGCTGGATCCCTGCAGCAACTTCTTCAGCTACGTCTGCAAAGGTGCCGTGAGTGCCTTCAAAGATAAACCTGGCCAGAGCATGTTGGCTCATGCCACTATCAAATTAATATCGGACATTGAGCATTGGCTAATAAACGGACACACTCAACCCCAAAGACAATCTGCATACCAGAAAGTAATCGCAACGTACCAGTCCTGCATGAATACCAGTGACCAAGCCTTCGATGCGAATAGAAGATATATAGAGAACCTTCTGAAGGGGCATCGAATGGCACTGACCGAGGGTTTAGATTTCGACCCGATGACCAAGCAGCTGGAATTCTGTTTTACAGATTGGCCGTTGATGTACGACATACACACGTTCCCACATCGCAGCAGCAATGAAGTTCTCGTAGAAGTGAGGCCACACATGGTTACGCAACGGACGATTCAAGGAAACACTTCTGCGGAGCGGAAGGAGTTTGTGGAAACCGTTTTGAAGGCCGTATTTGCCCTCAAAGATATTGACGACGCTACCGTTAACTCCGTCTTAGATGCTGAAGACGGTGTTTTTAACCTGAGTGGTGCGATGAATGTGAGCGGGCTTATTATCCCTGTGGCTGAACTCGGCTTTGTCGAAAATGATCAGACGCTTGCGAGGAGGTGGACCCACGCAATAGCAAAGTACATTCGCGGTGACATTAACCAGATCAAATTAAGTACTACCGTCGGCGCCGCTATGCTTTTCCACGATCTTTTTGGAAGCAATGCTCAAATCGCCAATGAGACCGTTGAAACAGCGTTGGCCTGGATGTTAACATATAGCTTGTATGATTCAGCTGGATTGAAGAACTATAGAAATGACCTGAATTACACCAGGCAACGATGTTTATATGATATTCTTTCCGTATTCCCCACGGTTGGCGGAGCTAAAGTGTTGCTGGAAGTCGTTAACAAGTCAAGAGTGGACGCTGTAAAGGCAATGATGACCGAAATCGGTAAAGAAGTCCAGGTGTCATTCACGAAGTCAAGGTGGCTGGACGATGTCACTAAGAAACGAGCGCTGGAGAAATTGTCACGTATGATCAGACTAATAGGGTATCACTACGATATGATTTCACCGCAAGAGTTCGACAG GAAAAGCTCAACGTCTCTGGGAGTCCGCATTTGGGAACCCAAATTCCTTTAA
- the LOC135384149 gene encoding endothelin-converting enzyme 1-like isoform X1, translating into MSMSNELLVQGTGAPLLLEEESRGGPGQGSSTTISLPALILAIALSMAVAVTIGAFLYSNKGHETPKEKGNTSAPGHVSMPKFPIKPYDVSDEDYTDNDVAPAESTSPTYKKVCNTDVTHFCEELPDLSGSFVRDVPSIEEFLTERYWKGAENDYGDYFYQVESALDTYQANSFYVPPASFVQISIPFLLSPYFNLGGPPEVNHVSLGYTVAHEMMHGFDINGRRYDVKGDIAPWFTKKSTEEFKILDRCYLEYVNEDPGYGNYTLQKTEYQADILSNESLLRAYLRAAKKSKVHLGNVKVLTSDQIIYVAIAVFSGAKMFPVQPFAAHPPKDQRCDLPLTNFAHSSKTFTCRDGSPMNPPQKCYFW; encoded by the exons ATGTCGATGTCGAACGAGTTACTTGTCCAGGGCACAGGTGCTCCCTTGCTGCTGGAAGAGGAATCCCGAGGG GGCCCAGGGCAGGGCAGCTCCACAACGATAAGTCTTCCGGCATTGATTTTAGCTATCGCCCTAAGCATGGCCGTGGCAGTCACCATCGGGGCTTTCCTCTACAGCAACAAGGGGCATGAGACGCCCAAGGAGAAGGGCAACACATCAGCTCCTGGGCATGTCTCCATGCCTAAATTCCCGATAAAGCCTTATGACGTCAGTGATGAAGACTACACGGACAATGACGTTGCGCCGGCAGAAAGCACATCCCCGACGTACAAGAAAGTTTGTAACACCGATGTAACACATTTTTGTGAAGAACTCCCCGACTTAAGCGGCTCCTTTGTTCGGGACGTTCCGAGCATTGAAGAATTTCTGACTGAGAGATACTGGAAAGGTGCAGAGAACGATTACGGGGATTATTTCTACCAAGTAGAGTCTGCTTTAGATACATATCAGGCGAACAGTTTTTACGTCCCCCCAGCAAGCTTTGTCCAAATCAGTATCCCGTTTCTATTGTCACCCTATTTTAACTTGGGAGGTCCACCTGAGGTGAACCATGTCTCACTAGGATACACCGTGGCGCACGAGATGATGCATGGCTTCGATATAAATGGCCGAAGGTACGACGTCAAAGGGGACATCGCGCCCTGGTTTACGAAAAAGAGCACGGAGGAGTTCAAGATTCTAGACCGCTGTTATCTGGAATACGTTAACGAAGATCCAGGTTACGGGAATTATACTCTGCAAAAGACGGAATACCAGGCAGACATACTTTCTAATGAATCCCTCCTCAGGGCATACCTAAGGGCCGCTAAAAAATCCAAGGTCCATCTCGGCAATGTGAAAGTCCTGACCAGCGACCAGATCATCTACGTCGCTATAGCTGTCTTCTCTGGTGCGAAGATGTTTCCCGTACAGCCTTTTGCAGCTCATCCGCCGAAAGATCAAAGGTGCGACCTTCCTCTCACGAACTTTGCGCATTCCAGCAAAACCTTCACCTGCCGTGACGGTTCGCCGATGAATCCGCCGCAAAAATGTTACTTTTGGTAG
- the LOC135384148 gene encoding phosphate-regulating neutral endopeptidase PHEX-like isoform X1, translating into MTSTLSDQQTEFEEVQGTVKTLRLIVGAAFVVICLLIAVCVGIVLYDWKSGIEATSSDDDLQKPRMTTPTNSAPSETTADRGKRDQVTKRVCDTEDCHYMRWFIGTTVDKSLDPCSNFFSYVCKGAVSAFKDKPGQSMLAHATIKLISDIEHWLINGHTQPQRQSAYQKVIATYQSCMNTSDQAFDANRRYIENLLKGHRMALTEGLDFDPMTKQLEFCFTDWPLMYDIHTFPHRSSNEVLVEVRPHMVTQRTIQGNTSAERKEFVETVLKAVFALKDIDDATVNSVLDAEDGVFNLSGAMNVSGLIIPVAELGFVENDQTLARRWTHAIAKYIRGDINQIKLSTTVGAAMLFHDLFGSNAQIANETVETALAWMLTYSLYDSAGLKNYRNDLNYTRQRCLYDILSVFPTVGGAKVLLEVVNKSRVDAVKAMMTEIGKEVQVSFTKSRWLDDVTKKRALEKLSRMIRLIGYHYDMISPQEFDRYLRYVPDLEGVYIKNILDAFAGKAQRLWESAFGNPNSFNLSLYQFTTTMPIFMVNAANFPMLNVIFVPAATLSRPMFTYGGPPELNYGAVGHIITHEMMHGFDTRGVYFSGYGDFTMLFTTQSMQAFKSLQACHSDQIDRAPRARAFLQYPGEYLADTMAMESLTRAYKKASNISKVTLGNVKQLTSDQLFYIAWCLQWCGVPAPGKDLTHPDLDERCNVPLMNSEHFSEAFSCRRDAPMNPSRKCHFF; encoded by the exons ATGACTTCGACATTGAGCGACCAACAAACG GAGTTCGAGGAAGTGCAAGGTACAGTCAAGACCTTGCGACTCATTGTGGGAGCAGCATTCGTGGTAATTTGCCTGCTCATTGCAGTTTGTGTCGGTATTGTGCTTTACGATTGGAAATCAGGGATAGAAGCAACGTCAAGCGATGatgacttgcaaaagccacgaATGACGACGCCAACAAATTCAGCACCATCAGAAACAACGGCGGACAGGGGCAAGAGAGACCAGGTCACGAAAAGAGTGTGCGACACTGAAGACTGTCACTACATGCGGTGGTTCATTGGCACAACTGTTGACAAATCGCTGGATCCCTGCAGCAACTTCTTCAGCTACGTCTGCAAAGGTGCCGTGAGTGCCTTCAAAGATAAACCTGGCCAGAGCATGTTGGCTCATGCCACTATCAAATTAATATCGGACATTGAGCATTGGCTAATAAACGGACACACTCAACCCCAAAGACAATCTGCATACCAGAAAGTAATCGCAACGTACCAGTCCTGCATGAATACCAGTGACCAAGCCTTCGATGCGAATAGAAGATATATAGAGAACCTTCTGAAGGGGCATCGAATGGCACTGACCGAGGGTTTAGATTTCGACCCGATGACCAAGCAGCTGGAATTCTGTTTTACAGATTGGCCGTTGATGTACGACATACACACGTTCCCACATCGCAGCAGCAATGAAGTTCTCGTAGAAGTGAGGCCACACATGGTTACGCAACGGACGATTCAAGGAAACACTTCTGCGGAGCGGAAGGAGTTTGTGGAAACCGTTTTGAAGGCCGTATTTGCCCTCAAAGATATTGACGACGCTACCGTTAACTCCGTCTTAGATGCTGAAGACGGTGTTTTTAACCTGAGTGGTGCGATGAATGTGAGCGGGCTTATTATCCCTGTGGCTGAACTCGGCTTTGTCGAAAATGATCAGACGCTTGCGAGGAGGTGGACCCACGCAATAGCAAAGTACATTCGCGGTGACATTAACCAGATCAAATTAAGTACTACCGTCGGCGCCGCTATGCTTTTCCACGATCTTTTTGGAAGCAATGCTCAAATCGCCAATGAGACCGTTGAAACAGCGTTGGCCTGGATGTTAACATATAGCTTGTATGATTCAGCTGGATTGAAGAACTATAGAAATGACCTGAATTACACCAGGCAACGATGTTTATATGATATTCTTTCCGTATTCCCCACGGTTGGCGGAGCTAAAGTGTTGCTGGAAGTCGTTAACAAGTCAAGAGTGGACGCTGTAAAGGCAATGATGACCGAAATCGGTAAAGAAGTCCAGGTGTCATTCACGAAGTCAAGGTGGCTGGACGATGTCACTAAGAAACGAGCGCTGGAGAAATTGTCACGTATGATCAGACTAATAGGGTATCACTACGATATGATTTCACCGCAAGAGTTCGACAGGTACTTGAGATACGTTCCTGACTTGGAGGGTGTGTACATAAAGAATATTCTTGATGCTTTCGCAGGAAAAGCTCAACGTCTCTGGGAGTCCGCATTTGGGAACCCAAATTCCTTTAATTTGTCTCTTTACCAGTTCACAACTACGATGCCGATTTTCATGGTGAATGCCGCGAACTTCCCGATGTTAAACGTGATCTTTGTGCCCGCAGCCACGCTGTCTCGTCCAATGTTCACCTACGGCGGTCCTCCAGAACTGAATTACGGTGCCGTGGGTCACATAATAACGCACGAAATGATGCACGGCTTCGACACCAGAGGTGTTTATTTTAGTGGTTATGGTGACTTTACCATGTTGTTTACGACGCAAAGTATGCAAGCGTTTAAAAGCCTGCAAGCGTGTCATTCAGACCAAATTGATCGAGCGCCAAGAGCGAGGGCCTTTCTTCAGTATCCAGGAGAATACCTCGCGGACACAATGGCCATGGAATCACTTACAAGGGCCTACAAGAAAGCGTCTAATATTTCGAAGGTTACTCTGGGAAACGTGAAGCAGCTAACAAGCGACCAGTTGTTCTATATAGCCTGGTGCCTTCAGTGGTGCGGTGTTCCTGCTCCTGGAAAAGACCTAACCCATCCCGATTTGGACGAAAGGTGCAACGTACCACTCATGAACTCTGAACACTTTAGTGAAGCGTTTTCATGTCGCCGTGACGCACCCATGAATCCGTCCAGAAAGTGCCACTTCTTTTAG
- the LOC135384149 gene encoding endothelin-converting enzyme 1-like isoform X2 translates to MAVAVTIGAFLYSNKGHETPKEKGNTSAPGHVSMPKFPIKPYDVSDEDYTDNDVAPAESTSPTYKKVCNTDVTHFCEELPDLSGSFVRDVPSIEEFLTERYWKGAENDYGDYFYQVESALDTYQANSFYVPPASFVQISIPFLLSPYFNLGGPPEVNHVSLGYTVAHEMMHGFDINGRRYDVKGDIAPWFTKKSTEEFKILDRCYLEYVNEDPGYGNYTLQKTEYQADILSNESLLRAYLRAAKKSKVHLGNVKVLTSDQIIYVAIAVFSGAKMFPVQPFAAHPPKDQRCDLPLTNFAHSSKTFTCRDGSPMNPPQKCYFW, encoded by the coding sequence ATGGCCGTGGCAGTCACCATCGGGGCTTTCCTCTACAGCAACAAGGGGCATGAGACGCCCAAGGAGAAGGGCAACACATCAGCTCCTGGGCATGTCTCCATGCCTAAATTCCCGATAAAGCCTTATGACGTCAGTGATGAAGACTACACGGACAATGACGTTGCGCCGGCAGAAAGCACATCCCCGACGTACAAGAAAGTTTGTAACACCGATGTAACACATTTTTGTGAAGAACTCCCCGACTTAAGCGGCTCCTTTGTTCGGGACGTTCCGAGCATTGAAGAATTTCTGACTGAGAGATACTGGAAAGGTGCAGAGAACGATTACGGGGATTATTTCTACCAAGTAGAGTCTGCTTTAGATACATATCAGGCGAACAGTTTTTACGTCCCCCCAGCAAGCTTTGTCCAAATCAGTATCCCGTTTCTATTGTCACCCTATTTTAACTTGGGAGGTCCACCTGAGGTGAACCATGTCTCACTAGGATACACCGTGGCGCACGAGATGATGCATGGCTTCGATATAAATGGCCGAAGGTACGACGTCAAAGGGGACATCGCGCCCTGGTTTACGAAAAAGAGCACGGAGGAGTTCAAGATTCTAGACCGCTGTTATCTGGAATACGTTAACGAAGATCCAGGTTACGGGAATTATACTCTGCAAAAGACGGAATACCAGGCAGACATACTTTCTAATGAATCCCTCCTCAGGGCATACCTAAGGGCCGCTAAAAAATCCAAGGTCCATCTCGGCAATGTGAAAGTCCTGACCAGCGACCAGATCATCTACGTCGCTATAGCTGTCTTCTCTGGTGCGAAGATGTTTCCCGTACAGCCTTTTGCAGCTCATCCGCCGAAAGATCAAAGGTGCGACCTTCCTCTCACGAACTTTGCGCATTCCAGCAAAACCTTCACCTGCCGTGACGGTTCGCCGATGAATCCGCCGCAAAAATGTTACTTTTGGTAG